From the Budorcas taxicolor isolate Tak-1 chromosome 6, Takin1.1, whole genome shotgun sequence genome, the window GATACATTAAACATTGAGCCAGTTCTTCTCTGCTGAATGCCAGCAGTCTGGGTGCAATTTCGTTGGTACCCAAACATGCCTTTCCTAATGACACATTCTTTTACACCTTTATGATTAAGTGAATTATTACaggttttaaaacatcttttgctCTGATTTTGGCCAGGGGATTGATTAACTGATTTGTGATTTCCATAGATTGTATGTAGTTTCCCACCAGCTGTTAGAGAGGAAGAGTTGCCCTTGAAATAGAGCACACTATAATTTTTGGATTTGTCCCAGATTATCCAATCATAGTTAAGATGGCCAAGGAGGGAAGGCCTGaggatgtttttcttctttattttcttggtcagTGTCCCAGGATATAGTAGATGTATCTCTGATTACACAAAGAGAGTTAAGTTAGCTACCTTTGATATGGTCCTATGGTTCAGGGATGTGagtcatatgaaaaaaaaagccacGTTGGTGTGAAGAGACTTAACTAAGTTCAATCCCAGTTCCATCACCTATGAGACAATAGTATGTCAATTTACTGGAACCTCAGGCTCCTCATCTCTACAATGGGAATAATACTAATAACTTTATCAATTAAATGATATGCAATTCAGCAGCTATCAATTGAGcacttggaatttatttttcttttttgtttggatTGCTTCTTGATAATGTAATCTAGGCCAAATTTGAATTGAATGCTGATATTCAAGCTGAGAAAGAGACAATaggatcatttcatttttattttatatataaaataaagcttcAAGTTTAAGGAATTTTAACTCTATTGAAAACAGATATTTTATCTGTCTGAATCTCCTGTATTAAAAGCTCTGTTTGAAAAGGCTCTTTAATTGtatctcctcccctttcctcacTCAAACACAATTTCCAGGGAGAAGCAGTACTTTATCCCATTCTGTATAAATTAGTTTCAGATCAACTTAAAGCAAATCCTCCTGACAGTGGTATTACTTTCATAGCAGATGATGAAAGCATAGTACTACagttattctactttttttttttcccaaagaaatgaCTCCTGCTGAGTTTCATTATTGCAAATATTACACTTCATCACAGGAATGTGTCCAAAGCCCAATGGCTGAAGGGTGAATGCACGGTTACTTGTACAGGATGAAGCACGATAATTGTTAGGATGGGTGAAGGAATAATAAAtatctctgttttcctttttcgtACACAAGATTGCAATTCAGTGCCCTACCAAAATGCAATCCAATTAAATGTGTGGGTGTGAACTGACAAGGCCTGATCAGTTGCATTCTAGAAGGAAGACTGaagtttcttatttcttctaggttacaTTAATGATCCAGGGTTGAAGCACTGTTGTATACATTCTAAGAATACAGAACAATGGAGTTGCAGCTGAGGTGAAAATCTCCTGTTGTTAAGATTACCCTTAAAAGCCCTTAGGAAGGCAGCTCACTGGATGTGATATTTGTGTCAGGAAATCCACTGAAGGCTGTTTCTCCTCCAGTGTTAGAGCAAATGGAGCTTCTTTCCTTGgcattaattttacttttatttttttattggagtgtcaTTACTCTACAacatgtgttagtttctgctgtacaacaaagtgaatcagctatatgtatacatatatgccctccctcttggacctccctcccaccccaccagcTCTCCCACCCATTTAGATCATCGCAGAGCCCtgacatatgacccagcaatctcactagtGGGCAcgtatcctgagaaaaccataatgaaaaagacacgtgtatcccagtgttcattgtagcactatgtACGATAACTAGGACTGGAAgcaaggcttcccagatggctcagtggtaagaatctgcttgccagtgtagGAGTTGAAGGAAACAtgtgctcaatccctgggtctggaagatccccaggagtaggaaatggcaaccctctccagtattcttgcctggagaatcccatggacagatgaacctagCGGGtcacagtccttggggctgcaaatagttagacatgactaagcacacacccgcctggaagcaacctaaatgagcatgaacagatgagtggataaagaagacatggtgcaTCTACACAATGGActgtgactcagccataaaaaggaacaaaactgggtcattagCAGAGCAGACGGATCCTGCTTTGGTTGGGCACTAGGGGAAGACATTAGCTTGCCTTTGAGGCAGGCTATGTGAGAAGCAGCCTCCTTTCTGCCCTCCATTCACACCTTGGTGAGGCGTTGGCTTCCACTGGGGAGGCTCATGAGTCTACTGTGCGGTGGCTGTGTCTCTGTCCTGCCATTGTCATTCCCGGGTGTAGTAATGGGGGGTAGGATTTTGGTTGAGATTAACTGCATTCCTCATGTGGTTATTTCCTTATCTCCCTGTCTCTctgacttctctctcttttttttttaacctaagagCATATCTTTAAAGTTTATAAAAACTATGTCTGTATGTGtgcgggggagggaggagagggtgggatgtatatAAAGAGTAACATTaaaatgtacattaccatatgtaaaatagatagccaatgggactttgctgtatgactcagggaactcaaactggggctgtTTAACAACCTAGTGGGTGGGATGTGGAGGCAGgtgggtgggaggttcaagaaggagggaacataggtatacctatgactgattcatgttgatgtttggcagaaaccaacacaattctgtaaaacaattatcctgaaaataaaaataaataaatttaattacaaaaaaattaaacatgcatATAATAGAACTCCCCTGATTATGCACTGAACTCTGTCATTATTTTTAAGCTCCTTTGTTTTCAGACTCAGGATTTATTAGCATTTCTGATTGACATCCTCTTTTATCCCTAGAGCTTAGAGTCTCAGAAGGCTGATAGAGGTTTGCTGAATGGCTGACGTACAGTCTAGGCTCTTCGAGACATTGATCCTTACCAGTGTCTGCTCAGCTCCACAGGGGACCATGGAGCTTTCTTAGGTGGTGTGGAACTGTTTCTTTTGTTCAAAAATGTTCAGTCTTTTCCCCTGTCAtagcaaataatttatttaatacagTCAGTTACAGTCAgtcacatacacaaaaaatcaTTTGTGCTTCATCAAAGCAGAgacaaactatttttttaaaaatagtgccaCCTAAAAGGAGTTATGTTTTTTGGTTTGATCCACCAAAGTTGAACCTGGGAACCATGAAATTTTGAGGTAGCATGGAGCAGTGGAAAGAGCCCAGGACTTGTACCCAATTGAATGTGACTTATAGGCCAAACTGATACTTACTATAAGCCAGATTCTGTTAGATGAGATTTTCATACATTAGCTCATCCTTAATCTTCCCCCAAATCCTATAATGTAAGACTATTATCTTTACCTCTATTTTAAAGttgtggaaacagaggcagagacatTAAGATGCTTCAGGCCTCTCAGCTAGGAAGTAGCAGAATTGGGATTTGAACCTCTGTAAGGGCttcaagaagcacaagctggaatcaagattgccgggagaaatatcaatagcctcagatatgcagatgacaccacccttatggcagaaagtgaagaggaactaaaaagcctcttgatgaaagtgaaagaggagagtgaaaaagttggcttaaagctcaacattcagtgaTTGACGTTTACGTCGGTGACGCCTGGGTGCGCGAGGACGTGGGGTTTCTGAGAGTGCGCAGTGCGTGCGTCGGCGGCGACCCTTCGGCCTTTTTCGGGAGGGGGCGACGCTGAGATGGGGGCGGCGGCAGCCGAAGCGGATCGCACTCTCTTTGTGGGCAACCTTGAAACGAAAGTAACAGAGGAACTACTCTTCGAGCTTTTCCACCAGGCTGGTCCAGTAATTAAAGTGAAAATTCCAAAAGACAAGGATGGTAAACCGAAGCAGTTTGCGTTTGTGAATTTCAAACATGAAGTATCTGTTCCTTACGCCATGAATCTGCTTAATGGAATCAAACTTTTTGGAAGGCCTATCAAGATTCAGTTTAGAGCAGGAAGTAGCCATGCCTCACAGGAGGTCAGTTTGTCATATTCCCAGCATCATGTTGGAAATTCAAGCCCTACTTCCACATCTCCTAGCAGGACGGTGGATAACATGACTCCATCAGCACAGACAATTCAAAGATCTTTCTCATCTTCAGAAAATTTTCAGAGGCAAGCAGTGATGAACAATGTTTTGAGACAGATGTCATATGGAGGGAAATTTGGTTCTCCACATCTGGATCAGTCAGGATTttccccatcagttcagtcacataATCATACTTTTAACCAGTCTTCAAGCTCCCAGTGGCGCCAAGATACACCATCATCACAGAGGAAAGTCAGACTGAATTCTCATCCCTACGTGATGGATAGACATTACAGCCGTGAACAGCGTTACAGTGATGTGTCTGACCATCATTACAGAGGAAACAGGGATGATTTTTTCTATGAAGACAGGAATCACGATGGCTGGAGCCATGACTATGATAACAGAAGAGACAGTGGTAGAAATGGGAAATGGCGCTCATCTCGACACTAACAAGTGTTATAAGGATTTCTCATAGGGTCATTTTAGGTCCCTTTTTGTTAAGTTGTTTCTgagaatgttttcttaaaaaactataGAGCAGCTTTACAAGTTGCCacatttctttgtaaaaattttaaaacccaaTAGCAATTCAATACAGACATGAGAAGAATTGTGGTTCTAGTTTTATTATATTCATAGCCTTTCACCTCAgggttttaaaaagaggaaagggtTTTATGCAGAAGAAAGTGCCGCAATTCCTAATCATTTTAGACAATTGAGTAAAGGATGTATTATATGGATTAGTTGtattatgaagaaaatattttaattatttttttgtattgcaAGAAGCTTCTTGTTGGTGAATCAGATTTTTCGTGTATATAAGGAAAAATATTCAAGTTGATAGTCAGAATTGACTCAGTATTTTGttaataagaaaatgtttaactTCAGTGATTCATTTTACTAACATATGAGAAAGCATTTTGATAAAAGTTTGGGGATAAACTATATTTAACTTCTCAGAGAACTTAAGTGTAAGTTCTGTGACATGATCTTGACATCTACACATGCTATTTCAttgtaaaattttagaatttgctCATTAAATCGATGTATGACTGAAGCCACTCAGGAAGTTAAATATCACTAAATGTAGTTTTTTACAGTAAAAATACAGTGTTAATATAAATCCCCTATTTCTGGAAGAACAAAAACATAAATGCATAGGTGGAAAACTAGTAAAATGTTTAACtgaaaatgtactttttaaagtACTGCCTCTATGACTCAAactttgaaaattttaacatTGTATCCAGGACAAGTGTATAGGGACACATTTTATTATGGAGATTGTacaggttgctttttttttttgttgtttgaattTGAAAGAATTTAGTCTGAaacattttctgatttaaaaatttttaaatcttgtttAACAACACTTTTATGTATCAAGATGCTGTTTCCCTTTCATTGTAGAActtgtttataaaaaattaattccttGTAAAATTTGAGTCCTTTTTAATATTAACTACAGCATTTGTACTatgttgctttttaatatattgaaaacaaaatgaaaaaaaaaaaaaaaaaaaaaaaaaaaaagctcaacattcagaaaacgaagatcatggcatctggtcccatcacttcatgggaaatagatggggaaacagtggaaacagggtcagactttatttttcaggccccaaaatcactgcagatggtgactgcagccatcaaattaaaagaccctttctccttggaagaaaagttatgaccaacctagatagcatattcaaaagcagagacattactttgccagcaaaggtccatctagtcaaggctgtggtttttcctgtggtcatgtatggatgtgagagttggactgtgaagaaagctgagcaccgaagacttgatgcctttgaactgtggtgttggagaagactcttgagagtcccttggactgcaaggatatccaaccagtccattctaaaggagataaatcctgggtgttcattggaaggactgatgctaaagctgaaactccaatactttgaccacctcatgcaaagagtttactcattggaaaagactctgatgctaggatggattgggggcaggaggaaaaggagatgacagaggatgagatggctggatggcatcaccaacttgatggacatgagtctgggtgcactccgggagttgttgatggacagggaggcctggcgtgctgcaattcatggggttgcgaggatttggacatgactgagcgactgaactgaactgaactgaagggcttcccACCTAATGCCAACAgccgactcatgggaaaagaccctgatgttgggaaagattgaaaacaggaggagaaggggaccacaaagaatgagatggttggatggcatcatcaactcaatggatatgagtttaagcaaactctgggagatggtgaaggacagggaagcctggtgtgttgcagtccatggggtcgcaaagagtcagacacgactgagtgactgcacaacaGCAACAACGCGGGacgtcccaggtggtgctagtggtaaagaacccgcctgccagtgaaggaaacgtaagagactcaggttcagtctctgggttgaaaagatccgctggaggagggcgtgactacccattccagtattcttgcctggagaatctcatgggcagtgcagcctggagggctacagttcacagggttgcaaagagtcagacacgactgaagcacttagcatgcatgcacacaatctGATTCAGTTCCTACATATTAAACGGCTGCTTCTCTGTTTCCCCCTCACTGTTTCATCCAATCCTCATGGTAACTCTCCAGTGCAACTGCTATCATCcacagatgaaagagaaaattacaaaatcaGCTCAAATTTACCTGCACAtatgggaaagattcaaggcttTGGTCCAGACATCTCCAAATAGTGATAACTGTCAAAATACTCTTTCAAAGAGGGACCTGAGCTGAAGCTGTGGCTTTGCCTCATACAATCTTTATGACCTCCTGGCCATCACTTACTCTtctgaagcctcagtttctttatctctaaagTGGTGATGATGACCAACTCTGCTCATCTCATGGGTGTGAGGAGAGAAGCATGTGAAATGATATAATAGCGAAAACTTGTTTCTTACTGGTGTCCTTGGCAGTGAGTAAGGGAATCTGTTTGGGTCATTCTCCTCTTTGATTTTCCCATAGGTGCTATAGCCTGCTTCAACCTGGAGAAGCCCTTTTCTAAACATGGGAATTACTTCCCAGGAGGGACTTGGGTGGTGAAGTATGAGGATCTGCCTCATTAATCCATGTGGTAGAgaagtttctaattttcttgactttGCTTGGGAGTCCAGGCTCAGGAGGACCTGGAGGATAAAAAGAAGCTACctaaaaatattaacagttttttttgtaaaaatgacagaatatttCGAGGGAGAAAATTGTCTCCTAAAACAGCATATTACGGAAGTTCCTCTCGATGAAGAAGGTTTACTCTCATGACATGTTATAACTTTGTAATCTGAGCTATTAGAAAACAGAAGGCCCAAGGACCCATATATGACATCTTATAAGAATGATGTTATTTTAAAACCTCATAAAACTATTGACAGCTgttcttcaaaattttaaatatgattctGGGAGTCTCAAGGTAGACGCAAGTGAGGGCAAGAGTTGGATTCAATTTTAGGAATGGGATTTATGAATGATAATCCAGTATCAATGAAGGCAATGGTACCAGTTGAGTGGTAGGTTGATTTGTAGAGCAGATGAGGAGGTAGTCTGGGTCCAGATTCTAGAAAAGATGTTTAAAGTGGTACTTAAGTTCATTTGCTCTCAAGAGCTCCTGGGACAGTGTGGCgcctgcttcagtcctgtccaaatctttgtgaccctatggactgtagctcaccagcttcatctgtccatgcgattctccaggcaagaatactggattgggttgccatgccctcctccaagggatcttcccaagccagggattgaacccatgtcccttatgtctcctgcattgacaggcaggttctttacccctagtgccacctgggaagctctggaaCCATCTTCACACTAAATTCCTACATTAGTTGTCTACTGCTGTTACCTATTCTGTTGGTTTTGCCTGTGCACATTCATGTGACTGCATTGAGATGGCTGGACCTCTTTTTCTATGTGAGTCTTCATCCTCAAGGAGGCTAGACTGAGTCATGGTGGGGGCAGCATTACAAGAGGACAAGCCCAAACATATAAGCTCTTTTCAAGTCTCTATTTCTGTTATGTTTGCAGATGTCTTATGGGCCAAAGGAATTCACATAGTCATGCCCGagtctgcaacgccatggactgtagcccacctctgtccatggaattttccaggcaagaatattggaatgggtggtaattcccttctccaggggatcttcctgacccagggatcaaactggcgtctcttatgtctctgcactgaggcagattctttaccattgagccacctgggaagcccttctgatATATCCAAATGAGACACTGCCAGTGGCATTCTGCCCTTcttcagaaaaacaaagcaagataAAGTGAAGCAAAATACAAAGGGTAGGAGGGGCTCCTAGCAGTCATGGGTCCATAACAATTCTGAACTCCAGCCTGGCCCACCATGTTAGGGCCCCTCATTCCAAATAAAGGAGTGTTGCTTGCTGAGGGTCCAAttctgccacccccaccccacccccaggtgcTTCCTAATCCATTGTTCTCTGCAGCTTCTGTCTCTACCCTCTGagctttctttttccaaaagaaatggCCTGTATCTGCAGCTAGGTAGCTTTCTCCACCCACTTATTGCTGGTAGAGCCCAGAGACTATTCATTTTAGTTAGTCCAAGCTGATACATTTTCACATTTGGTCACTCCGTGGGAATTCTATGAGTCTGACTAGATTCACCCCATGCCCCTAAACTCACACACATACTTCTTTTTGAGGCAGATCTTTATTTTGGACTGAGTGTCAGGGTGCTGTGGGACATTGCCTTTAAGATTTTGAGAAATTCTTTATTCTAGTGGGAGAGGGTCTAACTAGGCACTCTGCTAAATCCTTCTGAGGTCTTAACAAAAGCTCTTATAAATACACTTCTGATTTGATCTTAACCCTGAGGTCAGGTCTCACTTTTTAATCTTTCACTGACTAATAGTGAAAATgtgaaatagttttgtttttcaactCATTACatcctgggttttgtttttcaactCATTACatcctgggttttgtttttcaacCCATTGCATTACAACCCATTACATCTATATTTCCTTGCAATTCTGCCTGCAAAATGAACAATTCTCTCTGTAAataatctctcttttctttacACAAGCGAATCACTTGACACTTTCACCATTCTACCTGAAAGTCCCCTTAGTGAGACCCACACGTCCGTGCTCTGTCTTACAAATGAATATAGGCAATAGTATTTCCAGTTGACTTCACCACACACACCATGAGCCACTGTCTTCCCTGCCTCCAAAGGCAGTTTTTGCTCTGTGGTAAACAAAATAGTGACCCCTTTTAAGACAGCGATGTCTTAATCCTCAAAAACTGTGAACATATTACTTTGTATGACAAAAGGGACTTGGCAGTTGTGATTAAGTAAAGGATCTTGAGATAGGGGAATCTGTCCTGGGTTATTTGGGTGGGCCAAATGTAATCTTAAACGTCcaagggaaggacagagagaggaagagagatgtTGATTTAAAAGTGATACATCAGTGGATTTGAAAATGGTTGACAggaccacaagccaaggaatgtaggcagcctctagaagctggaaaaaagttaatatatttttttaaactagatcTCCCAAAAGGAATGCCTACACCTTGATTTAAGCTAAGACTCATTTTAGACTTCTGACTCTTAGAACTGTAAGATCATgagtttgtgttgttttaaggcaCTAAGTATTTGGTAATTTGGTACAATAGGTGACTGGATGAGTTCAATCTTTCTGAGTTGAAAGATTTCCAACAACTGGATTCAGAGAAACAAAGGTAgccttgccttttctttttatcttctttgtttcttttttttttttttttttcagcccaaGTAGCCAGTTGGAGATTGCAAATTTTACTAGAATGCCAGTCAGTGTACATTTAGTATCCTATTAAAGCTTCCATTGGTCTTTGGTGGGATATTTTAAGCTTTTTCTACATGTCTTGCTCTctattcttcttttccattaaaaaaatttaaaaattcaaagaggaTGTTGTTTGTTAATGCAGCCTGGTAGAGAAAGAATTAAGATCCACGTATGTTAGCATAGCTAAAATTTGTGTTATCTTagccatgaaattttaataaatcaGTGAACAAATGAAACTGGTGTGATAGAGCCATGACCTGCAAATCTTTTTTTTGTCAGTTTCATGCTTGTGTGATCATTAATGATGGCTATTAATGCATTCGTGTGGAAAGGCTAATCCATAGCAGAGAAGTAGCAGCTCTCACCTAGGATCCAACTCTGGGGCTTGTAGACTATAAACCAATCATCACACTGGAAGACTGAGTGTTTACTGGGGACAAGCATTTGGGACACACTCGCCTGTATGCTTTGCTCACTGACCAGAACAACCCAGGCAAGAGTCACAGCCATTCCGAAAACTTTAATGGTTTGACAAATGAGCAATTTATAATCAGCTGCACAAGAGTTCCTAATTTAATTTCTTATTCTAACTACTGTGAGAGTTCAGAGTGTCAATGTGTCTTGGGAacattaaagtgaaaatgagaattATAAGTAGAATTTCAGTCCTTTCTGAGGATAGAGAAAAATGCCTATTATTCATGAATCTAAGATTACTCTTTTATTAATTGATAAAGATGTATTTCTTCAGTGTtccaaagagtgtgtgtgtggccaGCCAGCAGCTCTTCTCTGCACTGGCAATGCTTGGTCAGAGGAAGCGGATTACTGGGCTATGGGCAGGGATGGGGCAGGAAGTAGTGAGGAACTAGTGAGTGCTTAACAACTGGCTCTGGGGGTGGGAGAGCTCTGATTAGTAGCATTTGCCAATTTTCATGATGAAAACTCCCACTATGACCGAGGGATGTGTCCCATTGGTGTCCATCAGCTGCCACAATGTGGCACTATCAGTTACATCTCTGCAAAGGGCATCTCTcttcaggggcagaagccagagaGAAGGTGTTTCTATCTGGGGCTCTTCTAAACACttgcatttgaattttaaaacattgttgaAACAGTGAAGTTGAGCAGTTTAAgtattcctcttcttttcttttgtgtttctttctttcttttttttttttctgaaggaaaaataaattaaaactccACTGATAACACGAAGGACAATGCCATTTTTATCCTCCTAAATATGTCTTTCATTAAAGACCATTGAGACCAAGTTTTGAGCACCTTCAAATGTGGAATGCTTAACAAAGCCACCACACCAAACAACAAATCCATCTAGGTGATTGAAACccttgctggattttttttttttttttttttactgaactgtggttccagctttattttttagagacaTGTTATATGAGagattaaaggatttttttttcagtgattcatTTAAGTCAATTATGAATAAGTTGACATCCCTGGGAAGCCTTTGAATATTTTATGATGTGTACCAATGCCACTGCTGACTGGAGACAGTTATATTCACCTGCTCCAATTCACTCGTTCCCCAGTGCAGCCTC encodes:
- the LOC128049826 gene encoding RNA-binding protein 7 — encoded protein: MGAAAAEADRTLFVGNLETKVTEELLFELFHQAGPVIKVKIPKDKDGKPKQFAFVNFKHEVSVPYAMNLLNGIKLFGRPIKIQFRAGSSHASQEVSLSYSQHHVGNSSPTSTSPSRTVDNMTPSAQTIQRSFSSSENFQRQAVMNNVLRQMSYGGKFGSPHLDQSGFSPSVQSHNHTFNQSSSSQWRQDTPSSQRKVRLNSHPYVMDRHYSREQRYSDVSDHHYRGNRDDFFYEDRNHDGWSHDYDNRRDSGRNGKWRSSRH